One Branchiostoma floridae strain S238N-H82 chromosome 1, Bfl_VNyyK, whole genome shotgun sequence genomic region harbors:
- the LOC118424494 gene encoding uncharacterized protein LOC118424494 gives MTRVVENVKWPRYLNSTAAIYATKSNHFSDSSSSIGSLFLGGRGVNGVDPADGGGIVPYRYELYLDEQLSGSDGEDDLDGGAVANSVGNAEGGAEGEWRTGAGDRKIRNARAIDRVDNPHSFPSYDPMSDPHLSDYFARKFGYDPPSAVARRRAMYGPGAQGKQRTIYKPGSRPSSGRTKHSRRESGMMYKIVVRTADRKNAGTDARVFIKMKGTKGKIPKKRLYKKSGSVKDSKTSHFKFERGTKHTFKLRAADIGEITIEHDGLERKQSWLLESVTITNTASKGRAGSSPVTTGSPCLRATVSSAEYCMLREGPSTQGQNMRLSR, from the exons atgaccagagtggtggagaatg tTAAATGGCCCCGTTACCTCAACAGCACGGCCGCCATTTATGCGACGAAATCGAACCACTTCTCTGACTCGTCTTCGAGCATTGGAAGCCTTTTTTTAGGTGGAAGGGGAGTCAATGGCGTAGACCCAGCAGACGGAGGTGGCATTGTGCCGTACAGGTACGAACTTTACCTGGACGAACAGCTGTCTGGTTCAGACGGAGAAGACGATCTTGACGGAGGGGCTGTTGCCAACAGTGTTGGTAACGCCGAAGGCGGTGCTGAGGGGGAATGGCGGACCGGAGCGGGAGACAGGAAAATACGGAATG CCCGTGCCATAGACAGAGTAGACAACCCCCACTCCTTCCCCTCCTATGACCCCATGAGTGACCCCCACCTCTCGGACTACTTTGCCAGGAAGTTTGGGTACGACCCTCCTTCTGCTGTG gctaGGAGACGTGCTATGTATGGCCCGGGTGCACAGGGCAAACAACGTACGATATACAAGCCTGGCAGCAGGCCCAGCAGTGGCAGaaccaaacacagcaggagAGAGAGcggcatgatgtacaaaattgttGTCAGAACTGCAGACAGGAAAAATGCAGGCACAGATGCAAGG GTATTTATAAAGATGAAAGGAACCAAAGGAAAGATTCCCAAGAAAAGGCTTTACAAGAAGTCTGGGTCTGTTAAGGATAGCAAGACGTCCCACTTCAAGTTTGAGAGAGGGACAAAACACACCTTTAAACTCAGGGCAGCTGACATAGGAGAGATCACTATAGAG CACGATGGTCTGGAGAGGAAGCAAAGCTGGTTGTTGGAGTCGGTGACGATCACAAACACGGCCAGTAAAGGGAGAGCTGGGTCTTCCCCTGTAACAACTGGCTCTCCCTGTTTGAGAGCGACTGTCAGCTCAGCAGAATACTGTATGCTAAGGGAGGGACCAAGTACGCAAGGACAG AATATGAGGTTGTCACGGTAA
- the LOC118417957 gene encoding uncharacterized protein LOC118417957, protein MEGEPTGEEESTHAAMGEEEPEGSGMWLRGIEDISFEDDAETPREILELVRNHIEGLDRKAAKRKVLAASSYNEHILNHTREALFAIARQQRRDCPKGQPKKRTYRANTEPVANRLAEDCCALFQFIEGGRNLAEIKKMFPTGTQNNTWQSPAITRSRRLNLS, encoded by the coding sequence ATGGAGGGTGAGCCGacaggagaggaggagagcACACATGCAGCCATGGGAGAAGAGGAGCCGGAGGGCTCGGGGATGTGGCTCAGAGGGATTGAAGACATCTCCTTTGAAGATGACGCAGAGACACCCAGAGAGATCCTGGAGCTGGTGAGGAACCACATAGAAGGCCTTGACAGGAAAGCAGCCAAAAGGAAGGTACTTGCAGCCAGTAGCTACAACGAACACATACTGAACCACACAAGAGAGGCCTTGTTTGCAATAGCCAGACAACAGAGGAGGGATTGCCCAAAGGGGCAGCCAAAGAAAAGAACATACAGAGCTAACACTGAGCCAGTCGCTAACAGGTTAGCAGAAGATTGTTGTGCCTTATTCCAGTTTATAGAAGGTGGGAGGAACCTGGCagagataaagaaaatgttccCCACGGGTACCCAGAACAACACATGGCAGAGTCCAGCTATCACCAGGAGTAGAAGGCTGAACCTATCCTAG